The Cyclobacteriaceae bacterium genome includes a region encoding these proteins:
- a CDS encoding LysM peptidoglycan-binding domain-containing protein yields MFQIILFTLATSFSADADSLRTEMINGKPFVIHQVGEKETLYSISRRYGSTILAVLEHNPTADAGLEVGQILKVPYTPKTKSHPTVQTADGLIHKVAAKETLFSIARLYNVSVDDIKLWNNLQENSLALGQDIIIKRKPAIEVVKEVAPVLPSGARTHTVLAKETLFSISRAYGMTVQQLKDWNGIQDNELKVGQVLSVTAPTTTTSTVVTNTNPVVTTTTVVPKTTSPVTVSESLVGTDEIREIGMADLITGSEGNRKYLAQHPTVKPGTILKIRNVLTNQEVFVRVTGPIPAPDGTTIIRISKSAHDRLGALDPRFKAEITYYK; encoded by the coding sequence ATGTTTCAGATCATCCTATTTACCCTGGCGACCTCATTTTCTGCTGATGCAGATTCACTTCGCACAGAAATGATTAATGGAAAGCCTTTTGTAATTCACCAGGTAGGAGAGAAAGAGACGCTTTATAGTATTTCACGACGTTATGGCTCAACGATTCTTGCAGTGCTTGAGCATAATCCAACGGCGGATGCAGGACTGGAGGTCGGACAGATTTTAAAAGTTCCTTACACCCCTAAAACAAAATCGCATCCCACCGTACAAACAGCCGACGGACTCATTCATAAGGTCGCTGCCAAAGAGACTCTTTTTTCAATCGCGCGATTGTATAACGTATCGGTTGATGATATCAAACTATGGAATAACCTTCAGGAAAATTCTTTAGCGTTGGGCCAGGACATTATCATTAAAAGAAAGCCCGCTATTGAAGTTGTTAAGGAAGTAGCTCCCGTTCTTCCTTCCGGTGCCAGGACCCATACCGTGCTTGCCAAAGAAACTTTGTTCTCAATTTCACGCGCTTATGGAATGACCGTTCAGCAATTAAAAGACTGGAATGGAATTCAGGACAATGAATTGAAAGTAGGACAGGTGCTTTCAGTCACAGCGCCCACTACCACTACCTCAACGGTTGTCACAAATACTAACCCAGTGGTCACTACCACTACCGTTGTTCCTAAAACGACTTCACCTGTTACGGTATCTGAAAGTTTAGTCGGCACAGATGAGATCAGGGAAATCGGAATGGCCGACCTTATTACAGGATCGGAAGGAAATCGTAAGTACCTGGCACAGCATCCAACCGTAAAACCCGGAACGATATTAAAGATCAGGAATGTGCTTACGAATCAGGAGGTCTTTGTGAGAGTGACAGGACCTATACCTGCTCCTGATGGTACCACGATCATTCGGATTTCCAAATCTGCACACGACAGGCTCGGTGCCCTTGATCCACGATTCAAGGCAGAGATCACTTATTACAAATAG